The DNA window CCCTCGGGCATTGCAATGTCACACTTTTGGCGATCGACGAAGCTCACTGCGTCAGCGAATGGGGTCATGACTTTCGTCCCGACTATGCTCGTTTGGGCCAGATGCGAAAGCGTCATTTGGGTGGCGTTCAAACGATTGCGTTGACGGCGACGGCTACCGAAGCGGTCCGCGAAGACATTTGCGCGATCTTGGAACTTTCTGATCCCAAGGTCTTTGTCAAAGGCTTTGCCCGCACGAATTTATTTTTAGAAGTCGAGCACAGCAAAGGGGACAGTGAAAAGGATGAGCAACTGCTGAGCTTCGTCTCTTCGCAATCCGGCACCGGGATCATCTATGCGGCCACCCGGCGGGCTTGTGAAACGGTGGGGCAGTGGTTGCCGGAACGGTTGCGTCGCCCGGTCGGCGTTTATCACGGTGGGATGGACCCAGAACATCGTCGCATCGTGCAAGAAAAATTCATGTCCGGAGATCTTGCCGCGATCGTGGCGACCAACGCATTTGGAATGGGCATTGATAAGTCCGACATTCGATATGTCGTTCACTACAATATGCCTGGGACGCTCGAAGCTTACTATCAAGAGGCCGGTCGGGCGGGACGCGACGGGTTAGAAAGCGCTTGCAAATTGTTGTTTTCCTACAGCGATCGTTATACCCAAGAATACTTCATCGAAAATCGTTATCCGTCCAAAGACGTCGTGCGGAAAGTCTACGAGTACCTGCACGCTCGTCCCGAAGATCCGATCGAGTTGACGTTGGAGCAGGTTCGCGATGCGGTCAACGCGGAAAGTGCTGAGTCGGTGGGGATGTCCGAAACGTTGCTTGCCAAGGCGGGCATCTTGCGACGGCTCGATAGCAGCCAAAACCAACTGATGGTGCGGCTCGATAGCGATACGCCAACGTTTTTAGATTTTCTACCTCGCGAAGCAAAGTTGCGTCGCCGAGTGATGAAAGCGATCGAACACTTCGTCAAGAAACAGCGGTTCGAAGATGTCTTCATTCGGCCGGATCGATTGATGCGACAAGCCGATGTCAATCGCGACCAACTGATGCGTACGCTTCGCGAGCTGAAGCGACTGAACGGTTTTGATTATGTTCCGCCGTTTCGAGGCCGAGCCGTTCACTTCGTCAAACGCGATGTGCCATTCGAAATGGTCGAGATCGATTTCGAAGAACTCGCTCGCCGCAAGGCGGCCGAATACGCCAAGCTGGATGCGGTGATCGGATTCGCGCGAAGCGGTGGCTGCCGACAAAAAGTGATCTTGGACTACTTCGGTGACCCCGATAGCAAGAACTGTGGTAAATGTGATCGTTGTTGCGTTGGGAACCCAAATTCGAGTGGTGTCGCGGCGAGCAACGTTAGCGACACCGACGCCAAAGCGATTCTTTGCGGGGTACGTGTCGTGCTGAGCGGTTTTACGCGCATGCACGGGCGATTCGGAAAGACGATGGTCGCGCAGATGTTGTGCGGGTCACAGAACAAAAAAATGGCACAGTGGAAGCTTAACCGGCTAAGCACGTACGGGATGTTGTCCGCGCTCAAACAGAGTCAGCTGTGCAAGATCATAGACGTGATGATCGATCATGGGATGGCGATTCAGCGTGAAGTCGACCAGCGTCGTCCGACCGTGGAAATCAGTGACTTGGGACGCGAAGTCATGCACTTACGCGCGCCGCTGCCGGTAGCGTTTATCGCATCGCTGAATAAAGGTTTGGCGAAGTCTCTAATCGCCGCGTCCCGTCACATCGAATCCGCCGACGTCAACGAGCCTGGCGAGTATGCCGCATCGCCATCGATCGAATCCGCCGATGAAACGGAGGCGGCAGACGCTGTCACGGAAATCGAAGATAAAAACGAGGAAACGGTCGGAACGGAGGCCAAGCGTGTTGAGCCGGAATCCCCGGTGAGTATCACGCTGGATGATTTGACGAGTCCGGAAAAGAAAACGACGCAAGCAGTCGCTGACGCGATCAAGCGATGGCGGAGGCGGACCGCCGCAGCGCTCGGTTTGCCGGCCTTTCGCGTGCTCAGCAACGCGACGATTCAGCGGTTATCCGAAATTCGTCCTTCCAACAGCAGCGAGTTGGAAACTATTTCAGGTATCGGACCGTCAACGATGGAACAGCACGGCTACGACATTTTGGAAGTCATCCGCACCAGCGAAAGCACGGAGGAATGCGTCGATGAATTCGATCCGCCATCAGAGGGTGGGCATGGGGACGCAGTGCCATCTGACGGCGAATCGGACGAATCGTTCCAAATTCGATCCGACAGTACCGATGCAGCAGTCGCTACCGACGAACAGGAGGCGTATTGGACCTGGCGGCTTTTCTCAGAGGGCTTTGTTTTTGATGAGGTTTGCCAAATTCGGCGACTCGATCGAGGACAGGTCCGGGCACACCTTCGCAACGCCGAAGGGGCGGGGCGTCACGTACCGCCAAATTGGCTGGGGTGAACCGGATTCGGTTTTTCTGCGAAATTGCTACAATCCTTACACCCAAGGCTGAATCACGACGGAATGTGCCCCCAGGGGCAGCCGACCGGGTCCCAAGACCGACCCATGCTTTGACACATCGATAGACTGAAATGACTATCGGAACGATTTGTGTCCAATTTCGGCATCAGGTTTGCCTTAGGTGGCCAAGTCGACGCAGACTGCCACGAATCCCGGTTGGAAGTCTGTCTCGTCGCTAATTCGATCTCAGCAGTTA is part of the Roseiconus lacunae genome and encodes:
- a CDS encoding RecQ family ATP-dependent DNA helicase, whose protein sequence is MSRLATDTQELLARFGLQQFRKGQSEVIEAVGDGHDVMCVMPTGGGKSLCYQLPSLAREGVTLVVSPLIALMKDQVDTLRRLGIAAELINSTLDVRQQADVMDAMKRGELKLVYIAPERLRNGQFVETLGHCNVTLLAIDEAHCVSEWGHDFRPDYARLGQMRKRHLGGVQTIALTATATEAVREDICAILELSDPKVFVKGFARTNLFLEVEHSKGDSEKDEQLLSFVSSQSGTGIIYAATRRACETVGQWLPERLRRPVGVYHGGMDPEHRRIVQEKFMSGDLAAIVATNAFGMGIDKSDIRYVVHYNMPGTLEAYYQEAGRAGRDGLESACKLLFSYSDRYTQEYFIENRYPSKDVVRKVYEYLHARPEDPIELTLEQVRDAVNAESAESVGMSETLLAKAGILRRLDSSQNQLMVRLDSDTPTFLDFLPREAKLRRRVMKAIEHFVKKQRFEDVFIRPDRLMRQADVNRDQLMRTLRELKRLNGFDYVPPFRGRAVHFVKRDVPFEMVEIDFEELARRKAAEYAKLDAVIGFARSGGCRQKVILDYFGDPDSKNCGKCDRCCVGNPNSSGVAASNVSDTDAKAILCGVRVVLSGFTRMHGRFGKTMVAQMLCGSQNKKMAQWKLNRLSTYGMLSALKQSQLCKIIDVMIDHGMAIQREVDQRRPTVEISDLGREVMHLRAPLPVAFIASLNKGLAKSLIAASRHIESADVNEPGEYAASPSIESADETEAADAVTEIEDKNEETVGTEAKRVEPESPVSITLDDLTSPEKKTTQAVADAIKRWRRRTAAALGLPAFRVLSNATIQRLSEIRPSNSSELETISGIGPSTMEQHGYDILEVIRTSESTEECVDEFDPPSEGGHGDAVPSDGESDESFQIRSDSTDAAVATDEQEAYWTWRLFSEGFVFDEVCQIRRLDRGQVRAHLRNAEGAGRHVPPNWLG